In one window of Helianthus annuus cultivar XRQ/B chromosome 17, HanXRQr2.0-SUNRISE, whole genome shotgun sequence DNA:
- the LOC110925695 gene encoding auxin-induced protein 15A, with protein MAIRMPHIIQARQILKRSLSNGGSTPASMDIPKGYFAIYVGEQDKNRFVVPVSILSEPGFQELLHQSEQEFGYNHPMGGITIPCSEDVFTDLASRFGAF; from the coding sequence ATGGCCATCCGTATGCCtcatatcattcaagcaagacAAATTCTCAAACGATCCCTCTCTAATGGTGGCAGCACTCCCGCATCTATGGATATCCCCAAAGGCTATTTTGCCATTTATGTTGGGGAACAAGACAAGAATCGATTTGTAGTCCCTGTATCAATATTAAGCGAGCCTGGATTTCAAGAGTTACTGCATCAGTCAGAACAAGAGTTTGGATACAACCATCCCATGGGCGGGATCACGATACCATGTAGTGAAGACGTATTCACCGATCTCGCTTCTCGTTTTGGAGCATTTTGA